The following proteins are co-located in the Manihot esculenta cultivar AM560-2 chromosome 9, M.esculenta_v8, whole genome shotgun sequence genome:
- the LOC110623143 gene encoding transcription factor MYBC1 isoform X2, with amino-acid sequence MREDDSNWFSRWEEELPSPEELMPISQTLITPDLALAFDIRNPTSTATTNTTSLLQQNQPPPPPAPPPPTATTPSPNNPLQSSQPNSAEYAADSADLVSGAAGDEPARTLKRPRLVWTPQLHKRFVDAVAHLGIKNAVPKTIMQLMSVDGLTRENVASHLQKYRLYLKRMQGLSSGGAGGVNGTGGGGGGGLAAGSDAATEHLFASSPVPAHFLHPGRPNSDHFLPFVPVAALQHHHHQQQMAAAAAAVGHPQLQSQYHRQMGHFGQPPNGQFEHPFLARQTQQPVHRMGAPVHNTVPGYMEDLESASGNGGRKVLTLFPTGDD; translated from the coding sequence ATGAGGGAAGATGATTCTAATTGGTTTTCAAGGTGGGAGGAAGAGCTCCCATCACCTGAAGAACTTATGCCCATATCCCAAACCCTAATTACTCCTGATCTTGCCCTTGCTTTTGACATCCGTAATCCTACTAGTACTGCCACCACCAACACCACCTCTCTTCTACAACAAAACCAGCCCCCTCCTCCTCCTGCACCACCACCACCCACCGCCACCACTCCATCTCCCAATAACCCCTTGCAATCTTCCCAACCTAATTCCGCTGAATACGCCGCCGATTCTGCTGACTTGGTTTCTGGTGCTGCAGGTGATGAGCCTGCTAGAACACTTAAGCGGCCCCGGCTCGTTTGGACCCCCCAGCTTCATAAAAGGTTTGTGGACGCCGTTGCACACTTGGGGATAAAAAATGCCGTTCCCAAGACCATAATGCAGCTCATGAGTGTAGATGGGTTAACTAGAGAGAATGTTGCTAGTCACTTGCAGAAGTATCGGTTATATCTGAAAAGGATGCAGGGGTTGTCATCTGGTGGTGCTGGTGGTGTTAATGGCACTGGTGGTGGAGGGGGTGGTGGATTGGCTGCAGGATCCGATGCAGCAACTGAACATTTGTTTGCAAGCTCTCCGGTGCCTGCGCATTTCTTGCATCCAGGGAGGCCTAATTCAGATCATTTCTTACCGTTTGTGCCAGTGGCAGCACTGCAACATCATCATCACCAGCAGCAGATGGCAGCAGCTGCAGCTGCAGTGGGGCATCcccagttgcagagtcagtatcATAGGCAGATGGGGCACTTTGGTCAACCTCCAAATGGGCAGTTTGAACATCCCTTTCTGGCTAGGCAGACACAACAGCCTGTGCATAGGATGGGAGCGCCAGTCCATAACACAGTTCCAGGATATATGGAAGATTTGGAGTCGGCGAGTGGGAATGGCGGAAGAAAGGTTCTCACTCTGTTTCCTACAGGAGATGATTGA
- the LOC110623143 gene encoding transcription factor MYBC1 isoform X1: MREDDSNWFSRWEEELPSPEELMPISQTLITPDLALAFDIRNPTSTATTNTTSLLQQNQPPPPPAPPPPTATTPSPNNPLQSSQPNSAEYAADSADLVSGAAGDEPARTLKRPRLVWTPQLHKRFVDAVAHLGIKNAVPKTIMQLMSVDGLTRENVASHLQKYRLYLKRMQGLSSGGAGGVNGTGGGGGGGLAAGSDAATEHLFASSPVPAHFLHPGRPNSDHFLPFVPVAALQHHHHQQQMAAAAAAVGHPQLQSQYHRQMGHFGQPPNGQFEHPFLARQTQQPVHRMGAPVHNTVPGYMEDLESASGNGGRKVLTLFPTGGRNWSWPSIARSKNF, encoded by the exons ATGAGGGAAGATGATTCTAATTGGTTTTCAAGGTGGGAGGAAGAGCTCCCATCACCTGAAGAACTTATGCCCATATCCCAAACCCTAATTACTCCTGATCTTGCCCTTGCTTTTGACATCCGTAATCCTACTAGTACTGCCACCACCAACACCACCTCTCTTCTACAACAAAACCAGCCCCCTCCTCCTCCTGCACCACCACCACCCACCGCCACCACTCCATCTCCCAATAACCCCTTGCAATCTTCCCAACCTAATTCCGCTGAATACGCCGCCGATTCTGCTGACTTGGTTTCTGGTGCTGCAGGTGATGAGCCTGCTAGAACACTTAAGCGGCCCCGGCTCGTTTGGACCCCCCAGCTTCATAAAAGGTTTGTGGACGCCGTTGCACACTTGGGGATAAAAAATGCCGTTCCCAAGACCATAATGCAGCTCATGAGTGTAGATGGGTTAACTAGAGAGAATGTTGCTAGTCACTTGCAGAAGTATCGGTTATATCTGAAAAGGATGCAGGGGTTGTCATCTGGTGGTGCTGGTGGTGTTAATGGCACTGGTGGTGGAGGGGGTGGTGGATTGGCTGCAGGATCCGATGCAGCAACTGAACATTTGTTTGCAAGCTCTCCGGTGCCTGCGCATTTCTTGCATCCAGGGAGGCCTAATTCAGATCATTTCTTACCGTTTGTGCCAGTGGCAGCACTGCAACATCATCATCACCAGCAGCAGATGGCAGCAGCTGCAGCTGCAGTGGGGCATCcccagttgcagagtcagtatcATAGGCAGATGGGGCACTTTGGTCAACCTCCAAATGGGCAGTTTGAACATCCCTTTCTGGCTAGGCAGACACAACAGCCTGTGCATAGGATGGGAGCGCCAGTCCATAACACAGTTCCAGGATATATGGAAGATTTGGAGTCGGCGAGTGGGAATGGCGGAAGAAAGGTTCTCACTCTGTTTCCTACAGGAG GTAGAAATTGGTCTTGGCCTTCCATTGCCAGATCTAAAAATTTCTGA
- the LOC110622313 gene encoding putative uncharacterized protein DDB_G0287975 isoform X1 — MQIQVKCSCSAESCPEWAIVELQGVVEVQPSLQDRLQNLVIGELCRPSSQENYTFTVGYHELTGSKVTLKKPLLVLKKVKLMDVDQGSENSSVEVALDVIGIIRRKILFKTRPRALISSNIQPEGSSRGGNRLG, encoded by the exons ATGCAGATCCAAGTGAAGTGTAGCTGCAGCGCAGAGAGCTGCCCAGAATGGGCCATCGTGGAATTGCAAGGTGTAGTTGAAGTTCAGCCATCACTTCAAGATCGCCTTCAAAACCTCGTGATTGGGGAGCTTTGCCGCCCTTCTTCACAG GAGAACTACACTTTCACGGTTGGGTATCATGAATTGACAGGGTCTAAGGTCACCTTGAAGAAGCCATTGTTGGTTTTGAAGAAAGTCAAGcttatggatgtggaccagggCAGTGAAAACAGTTCAGTGGAGGTAGCATTGGATGTAATCGGCATTATCCGCCGCAAGATTTTGTTCAAGACCAGACCCAGGGCCTTGATATCAAGTAATATTCAACCGGAGGGGAGTAGTAGAGGTGGAAATCGATTAGGATAG
- the LOC110622313 gene encoding putative uncharacterized protein DDB_G0287975 isoform X2 yields the protein MQIQVKCSCSAESCPEWAIVELQGVVEVQPSLQDRLQNLVIGELCRPSSQENYTFTVGYHELTGSKVTLKKPLLVLKKVKLMDVDQGSENSSVEVALDVIGIIRRKILFKTRPRALISSNIQPEGLWV from the exons ATGCAGATCCAAGTGAAGTGTAGCTGCAGCGCAGAGAGCTGCCCAGAATGGGCCATCGTGGAATTGCAAGGTGTAGTTGAAGTTCAGCCATCACTTCAAGATCGCCTTCAAAACCTCGTGATTGGGGAGCTTTGCCGCCCTTCTTCACAG GAGAACTACACTTTCACGGTTGGGTATCATGAATTGACAGGGTCTAAGGTCACCTTGAAGAAGCCATTGTTGGTTTTGAAGAAAGTCAAGcttatggatgtggaccagggCAGTGAAAACAGTTCAGTGGAGGTAGCATTGGATGTAATCGGCATTATCCGCCGCAAGATTTTGTTCAAGACCAGACCCAGGGCCTTGATATCAAGTAATATTCAACCGGAG GGTTTATGGGTATGA